Proteins found in one Paenibacillus dendritiformis genomic segment:
- a CDS encoding YheC/YheD family protein, with amino-acid sequence MEKGDAFLPVQHVFSKWKKTRILQNSSLKRFIPKTAVYSSSSLQEMLNRYNMVYVKPDAGTHGKGVMRAKKRSKASFELREGVSSKVFRSMNQLQSGIKSRIGKRKYLVQQGIHMMSHRGRKFDLRVLVQKNLNNQWEAMSILGRKAAANKIVTNVSNGGSMESLSTLLRPHMNQSSIRKLRRELNQMGLSVGKQLSTKYRGLKQIGLDIALDKNMRPWILEVNTSPAIYVYRTFNPSAYRRILRYAKAYGRFK; translated from the coding sequence TTGGAAAAGGGTGATGCTTTTTTGCCTGTCCAACATGTATTTAGCAAATGGAAAAAGACACGCATTCTGCAAAACTCATCGTTGAAGCGTTTCATCCCGAAGACAGCCGTATACAGCTCCAGCAGCTTGCAAGAGATGCTGAACCGCTATAACATGGTGTATGTGAAGCCGGACGCGGGTACTCACGGCAAAGGAGTCATGCGCGCAAAAAAGCGCTCCAAAGCATCGTTTGAGCTGAGAGAAGGAGTTTCCAGCAAAGTGTTCCGTTCCATGAACCAGTTGCAATCCGGCATCAAGTCCAGAATCGGGAAGCGGAAATATTTGGTGCAGCAGGGCATTCATATGATGAGCCACCGTGGGAGGAAATTCGATCTTCGGGTCTTGGTTCAGAAGAATCTGAACAATCAATGGGAGGCCATGTCCATCTTAGGCCGCAAGGCAGCAGCCAATAAGATTGTCACCAATGTCAGTAATGGCGGGAGCATGGAATCGCTGTCTACCCTATTGCGTCCTCATATGAATCAGTCCTCCATTCGCAAGCTGCGCCGCGAACTGAACCAAATGGGATTATCGGTCGGCAAGCAATTAAGTACAAAATATCGAGGCCTAAAACAAATAGGGCTCGATATCGCACTCGATAAAAACATGCGGCCATGGATCCTGGAAGTCAACACAAGTCCGGCCATATATGTCTACCGGACTTTCAATCCTTCGGCCTATCGCCGGATTCTGCGCTATGCCAAAGCATATGGGCGATTCAAGTAA
- a CDS encoding SGNH/GDSL hydrolase family protein, translating into MNALQKYYGNIEEKPHYCSRRLIFIMADQPMDGNDKKGSDLDPDMRVEQNGLWGLKWLSPEEKPFRLSGFSWFEQERLFRRLPLHSRHPIPPVVDVLANHTAGGQLAFQTRSGQLAIRVQLANKADLYHMPATGQCGFDLYLGKPGEQVFYRTSQYDHTQDYFEAMLYDFPAAEMRHVTLNFPLYQGVKALAIGVDSEAAIEAPLPYRNDRKVIIYGTSITQGACASRPGMAYTNILSRRIPLEIMNLGFSGSGCGEPEMAHIITEIDNPAMLVLDYEANAINPDLLKQTLPEFIRIYRAAYPVVPILVISKMEFASESFVPDMRTLRLEMGRIQRETVEKLRQQGDSHLHFYDGSTLLGTDETRFECTVDGVHPTDLGFMRMADKLTPVFKQLLQHELA; encoded by the coding sequence ATGAATGCACTCCAGAAATATTATGGTAATATCGAAGAGAAACCACACTACTGTTCAAGGAGGCTTATCTTCATCATGGCTGACCAACCTATGGATGGGAATGATAAGAAAGGATCCGATCTTGATCCTGATATGCGTGTGGAACAAAATGGGCTGTGGGGGTTGAAGTGGTTATCCCCTGAAGAAAAACCGTTTCGGTTAAGCGGCTTCTCCTGGTTCGAGCAGGAGCGGTTGTTCCGGAGACTTCCTCTTCATTCACGGCATCCGATCCCTCCCGTTGTCGATGTGCTCGCTAACCATACAGCAGGCGGGCAGCTTGCCTTCCAGACCCGCTCTGGTCAGTTGGCCATCCGCGTACAATTGGCCAATAAGGCCGATTTATACCATATGCCTGCCACCGGGCAATGCGGGTTTGATCTTTATTTAGGGAAGCCCGGGGAACAAGTTTTTTACAGAACAAGCCAATATGATCATACCCAGGACTATTTCGAAGCGATGCTGTACGATTTTCCCGCTGCCGAGATGCGCCATGTGACACTGAACTTTCCGCTCTACCAAGGAGTGAAGGCGCTGGCGATTGGAGTAGATTCTGAGGCGGCAATCGAAGCGCCGCTGCCCTACCGCAATGACAGAAAAGTAATCATCTATGGCACATCGATCACGCAAGGCGCCTGTGCGTCCCGGCCTGGAATGGCCTACACGAATATATTGAGCCGCCGCATTCCTCTGGAAATTATGAATCTCGGATTTTCCGGCAGTGGCTGCGGAGAGCCGGAGATGGCGCATATCATAACCGAGATTGACAACCCGGCGATGTTGGTGCTAGATTACGAAGCCAATGCTATCAATCCGGACCTGCTCAAGCAGACATTGCCGGAGTTTATTCGTATTTACCGGGCAGCTTATCCCGTTGTTCCCATCCTCGTTATTTCGAAAATGGAGTTCGCCAGCGAGTCTTTCGTGCCGGACATGCGGACATTGCGGCTGGAAATGGGCCGGATCCAACGTGAAACTGTCGAGAAGCTTCGTCAGCAAGGCGATTCGCATCTCCATTTTTACGACGGCAGTACACTGCTTGGCACCGATGAGACCCGATTTGAATGCACGGTAGACGGCGTCCATCCAACCGATCTTGGCTTTATGCGCATGGCCGACAAGCTGACTCCGGTCTTCAAGCAGCTGCTGCAGCACGAGCTTGCCTGA
- a CDS encoding DUF4870 domain-containing protein: protein MNGNKLVSALSYWSVLFAPILFPILVWIVGDSESKSHAKRALWTHILPTITAIIGFAALGVISLSVREVEVTLGIGSVITVALCGIISVYFFIWNIVKGIQVIKS from the coding sequence ATGAACGGAAACAAATTAGTATCTGCTCTTTCTTACTGGAGTGTTCTCTTTGCTCCGATTTTATTCCCGATTCTCGTCTGGATTGTCGGAGACTCTGAGAGCAAGAGCCATGCCAAACGAGCGCTGTGGACGCATATTCTTCCTACGATTACAGCCATTATAGGATTTGCCGCGTTAGGAGTTATTAGCCTTAGCGTACGGGAGGTAGAGGTAACCTTGGGGATTGGCTCGGTAATCACCGTCGCGCTTTGCGGTATCATTAGCGTATACTTCTTTATTTGGAATATTGTCAAAGGGATTCAAGTGATTAAATCATAA
- a CDS encoding DNA-3-methyladenine glycosylase I — protein sequence MIKRCAWVKESEPLYREYHDNEWGVPVYDDRILFEMLCLEGAQAGLSWWTILQKRENYRKAFDHFDAEKIVHYTDEKLQSLLNNQGIVRNKLKIQSVVTNAKTFLTIQKEYGSFSGYIWNFVDNNPIVNRWETVQEVPVSNEISDHMSKKLKKDGFSFVGSTICYSFMQAVGMVNDHTLDCFCHPSHQKAQP from the coding sequence ATGATAAAGCGATGCGCATGGGTCAAGGAAAGTGAGCCTTTATACAGGGAGTATCATGATAATGAATGGGGTGTTCCCGTATACGACGACCGAATCTTATTTGAAATGCTGTGCCTGGAAGGAGCGCAGGCGGGACTCAGTTGGTGGACGATTTTGCAAAAAAGAGAAAATTATCGAAAAGCCTTTGATCATTTCGATGCGGAAAAAATTGTTCATTATACCGATGAAAAATTGCAATCGTTACTCAATAATCAAGGGATTGTTCGCAATAAGCTGAAAATTCAAAGCGTCGTCACGAATGCCAAGACTTTTTTAACAATTCAAAAAGAGTATGGTTCATTTTCCGGTTATATATGGAATTTTGTTGATAACAATCCTATCGTGAACCGTTGGGAAACCGTACAAGAAGTCCCTGTCTCCAATGAAATCAGCGATCACATGTCAAAAAAGTTAAAAAAGGACGGATTCTCCTTTGTAGGCAGTACGATTTGTTATTCATTTATGCAAGCGGTAGGGATGGTGAATGACCATACGTTGGACTGCTTCTGTCATCCTTCTCATCAAAAAGCACAACCCTAA
- a CDS encoding ABC transporter permease: MKIANDFKYVFQMQLFRSIGPLMFFTVIQIFMSLGIIVGFRYLFDDLDNQSLLYLATGAPTFILVLTGLVILPMQIGNAKIEGYVEFTRTWPVNRGVIIGADTSIWLGVTIPGLCIATLFAHLMFNPGYDISWTVIPALLLIALTSIGVGYGFSYLFPQDVTFAVSQFIAFGALMFSPLNFPIERLPEWFQAVHHILPFHSMAEVMRASLAASTFEASVWNYVTLSVWCMVGYGGAIWILNRK, translated from the coding sequence ATGAAGATAGCGAACGATTTCAAGTATGTCTTTCAAATGCAGCTGTTTCGAAGTATCGGCCCGCTTATGTTTTTTACCGTGATTCAAATTTTCATGTCGCTAGGAATTATTGTCGGATTCAGGTATCTGTTCGATGATCTGGATAATCAAAGCTTGCTGTATCTTGCCACTGGAGCTCCTACATTCATTCTCGTCCTCACCGGTCTTGTTATCTTGCCAATGCAAATCGGGAACGCCAAAATAGAAGGCTATGTTGAATTTACCCGCACCTGGCCCGTTAACCGTGGCGTGATCATCGGAGCGGATACGTCTATCTGGCTCGGAGTAACGATACCGGGATTATGCATCGCAACCCTGTTCGCACATTTAATGTTTAATCCCGGATACGACATCTCATGGACAGTCATTCCGGCTCTGCTGTTGATTGCCTTAACATCCATCGGTGTAGGCTATGGATTTTCGTATTTGTTTCCACAGGATGTGACTTTTGCGGTTTCCCAATTTATTGCCTTCGGCGCCTTAATGTTTTCTCCTCTTAATTTTCCCATCGAGCGGCTGCCGGAATGGTTTCAGGCGGTACACCACATTTTGCCGTTCCACTCTATGGCCGAGGTCATGCGCGCGTCATTAGCGGCTTCCACCTTCGAGGCTTCGGTGTGGAACTATGTCACCTTATCCGTGTGGTGCATGGTTGGATATGGCGGCGCGATCTGGATTCTGAATCGGAAGTAA
- a CDS encoding C45 family autoproteolytic acyltransferase/hydolase yields MKSNVQKEPMIFDIHVAEGSHYEVGKQRAITLKQNYPEDILYYISPMEGQDYISAATAHKRMMMIDKICPGFTDEVQGFADEVNTDPEKIICYANSYHNSPHCCQFAVLPSNTSDGHFYIGRSYEYFVRDERSLCITRVTGKPKHIGFSLQNAGRTDGMNEYGLVVSMSSTAYLKPLEGDGCEFWIALRAILDRCKDVYEAQCLLEEIPLCTNANIMVADASNDVSIFEMASFSSSKKRISVRKPVGGLIVATNHYVSHEMKEFDEHHFWNSEIRYSSVWNSLLRETPYMNEGKVKKLLSTPYPYGPCCHFYSSGMGTLRSMVFNITEKKLQVSFGPPDMNPWHSIDFDTPVGLDEIVGQYDNVNISDPEQFWREM; encoded by the coding sequence GTGAAATCCAATGTTCAGAAAGAACCGATGATTTTTGATATCCATGTGGCAGAAGGAAGCCATTATGAAGTGGGGAAGCAGCGGGCGATTACATTGAAGCAAAATTATCCGGAAGATATTCTCTATTATATCAGTCCTATGGAGGGACAGGATTATATATCTGCAGCAACCGCACACAAGAGGATGATGATGATTGATAAAATATGTCCCGGTTTTACAGATGAGGTACAAGGTTTTGCCGATGAAGTAAATACGGATCCGGAAAAAATAATATGTTATGCAAATTCATACCACAACTCACCACATTGCTGTCAATTTGCAGTGCTTCCTTCAAACACAAGCGACGGACACTTTTATATAGGAAGAAGCTATGAATATTTCGTAAGGGACGAAAGAAGTTTATGCATTACCCGGGTAACCGGAAAACCGAAGCATATTGGATTCTCATTACAGAATGCAGGAAGAACGGATGGGATGAATGAATATGGACTCGTCGTCTCCATGTCCAGTACCGCTTACTTGAAACCTCTAGAGGGGGATGGTTGTGAATTTTGGATTGCTCTCCGAGCCATTTTGGACCGCTGCAAAGATGTATATGAAGCTCAATGCCTGCTTGAAGAAATTCCGTTATGCACCAATGCGAATATTATGGTAGCCGATGCTTCCAATGATGTTTCCATATTCGAGATGGCCAGCTTTTCATCAAGCAAAAAACGGATTTCTGTACGGAAACCCGTTGGCGGTCTAATCGTAGCTACTAATCATTATGTGAGCCATGAAATGAAAGAATTCGATGAACATCATTTCTGGAATTCCGAAATTCGTTATTCATCCGTCTGGAATTCCTTATTACGGGAAACACCTTATATGAACGAGGGAAAGGTAAAGAAGCTGCTGTCCACTCCGTATCCGTATGGTCCATGCTGCCATTTTTATTCCAGCGGGATGGGGACGTTAAGAAGCATGGTCTTTAATATTACGGAGAAGAAGCTGCAGGTTAGCTTTGGTCCGCCGGATATGAATCCGTGGCACTCCATTGATTTTGATACTCCAGTCGGGCTTGATGAAATAGTAGGCCAATACGATAATGTAAATATCAGCGATCCGGAACAATTTTGGAGAGAGATGTGA
- a CDS encoding polyprenyl synthetase family protein yields MNYERTDQADRGYRMAEQKAAHYFASLSAQVRDKTYVPALTEDFELWKKDHIHTSSWLSLLSRSKRKPDSSDYYKYIQWLNSTGKLDAYLDRSVSYIYMRDLGKALDSTDTQTRIQRVVGDVKNYFLQSTATKGGELTEYMSVAGAYRWAQKEGVEDATIWVINKLRSVSAHIPEGMNAEQAQRKLIKIIVGVVLHVIEEMDDDLLPAERACRLDEAIRLGYSYGLTYPFIDDLLDSQVLNTQEKEQYSRMIRSAIITGAVPEWGEWGGNNKELLHFIHSELRDAFKYIKRYQRPETEKTFFEQSYVFFHSQDMDRAKELSNPNYSNEELYVPIILKSSSSRLIVRSVIRAPVDEGFNHRTFCYGIYNQLADDFADMFDDMRDGAVTPYTYYLTYHGQRKDLINPFELYWAVIAHLIHNVYRSDAKTREVILDRAINGLKRCKQRVGIEKYNEIMAIFASGIPEFNRLIQHLVRKADDVDFLDKLLRDHMVTVLKNERKEKEQFFDTIKTVRDQINELLPIPKHHGIPAMKETLIDAANYSLEGDGKRLRPMLAWVMGIQEYGLNASAIVPLLRSLEYMHTASLIFDDLPSQDNASTRRGRPTLHQAHNSATAELTGLFLIQKAIEEQASLNGFDASTVLALMRYSSQKAADICMGQAMDLQSKGKALTLEQMNMICFYKTGIAFEACLVMPAILAQVTETEMAALQTFAYHAGIAFQIKDDLLDYEGDQHVLGKPVGKDAENNTSTFVTILGDEGARREMWEHYCLASEALRAVPRNTSFLKHLLNYLVNRDR; encoded by the coding sequence ATGAATTACGAACGTACAGATCAAGCCGATAGAGGGTACCGGATGGCTGAGCAGAAGGCAGCACACTATTTTGCATCCCTTTCTGCGCAGGTCAGGGACAAAACTTATGTGCCTGCACTGACAGAAGATTTTGAGCTATGGAAAAAGGACCATATTCATACTTCATCATGGCTATCCTTGTTGTCGCGCAGCAAGAGAAAACCTGATTCTTCGGATTATTATAAATATATACAATGGCTGAATTCTACCGGAAAATTGGATGCTTACTTGGATCGAAGCGTTTCCTATATTTACATGAGGGATCTGGGCAAAGCTCTGGATTCAACTGACACACAGACCCGAATTCAGCGTGTCGTGGGGGACGTCAAAAATTACTTCCTTCAGTCTACCGCGACAAAGGGGGGAGAACTGACCGAATATATGAGTGTCGCCGGAGCATATCGATGGGCGCAGAAGGAGGGGGTAGAAGACGCCACGATATGGGTGATCAACAAACTGAGGAGCGTATCCGCTCATATTCCGGAAGGAATGAATGCGGAGCAAGCCCAGCGCAAGCTGATCAAAATCATTGTCGGGGTTGTTCTCCATGTCATTGAAGAGATGGATGACGACCTATTGCCTGCGGAACGCGCCTGTAGACTGGATGAAGCCATCAGGCTAGGCTATTCCTATGGGCTGACCTATCCTTTTATTGACGACTTGCTCGATTCTCAAGTGTTGAACACGCAAGAGAAAGAACAATATTCCCGGATGATACGTTCCGCGATCATCACGGGAGCGGTGCCGGAATGGGGAGAGTGGGGCGGTAATAACAAGGAATTGCTCCATTTCATCCACTCGGAGCTCCGGGATGCCTTTAAGTATATTAAAAGATATCAGCGGCCGGAGACAGAGAAAACATTTTTCGAGCAGTCCTATGTGTTTTTTCATTCCCAGGATATGGACCGTGCCAAGGAGCTCTCGAATCCGAATTACAGCAATGAAGAGCTGTATGTGCCCATCATTCTGAAATCCTCTTCTTCCCGATTGATCGTCCGCTCGGTCATTCGCGCGCCCGTGGATGAAGGCTTTAATCATCGCACCTTCTGTTATGGCATCTACAACCAGTTGGCCGATGATTTTGCGGACATGTTCGACGATATGAGAGACGGTGCCGTAACACCCTATACCTATTATTTAACATACCACGGTCAGCGCAAGGATTTGATCAATCCCTTTGAATTATACTGGGCGGTCATCGCCCATTTGATCCATAACGTGTATCGCTCCGATGCCAAGACCCGTGAGGTAATCCTGGATCGTGCCATCAACGGTCTAAAACGTTGTAAACAGCGCGTCGGAATTGAAAAATATAACGAAATTATGGCTATCTTCGCCTCCGGAATTCCGGAATTCAATCGTCTCATCCAACATCTGGTTCGCAAAGCGGATGATGTCGATTTCCTCGATAAACTGCTTCGGGACCATATGGTGACCGTTCTGAAAAATGAACGAAAAGAAAAGGAACAGTTTTTCGATACAATCAAAACGGTTCGCGACCAGATTAACGAGCTGTTGCCGATTCCGAAGCATCACGGAATTCCGGCGATGAAGGAAACGCTTATTGATGCCGCCAATTACAGTCTCGAAGGGGACGGCAAGCGCTTGAGACCGATGCTGGCCTGGGTCATGGGCATACAGGAATATGGCTTGAATGCTTCAGCGATTGTGCCGCTGCTGCGCTCATTGGAGTATATGCATACCGCCTCCTTGATCTTCGATGATCTGCCGTCTCAGGATAATGCGTCTACGCGTAGAGGACGGCCGACCCTGCATCAGGCACATAACAGCGCCACTGCCGAATTAACCGGCCTGTTCCTGATTCAGAAGGCGATTGAAGAACAAGCATCCCTTAATGGGTTCGATGCGAGCACCGTGCTTGCCTTGATGCGATATTCGTCCCAAAAGGCAGCAGATATTTGCATGGGTCAGGCGATGGATTTGCAGTCCAAAGGCAAAGCATTGACACTGGAGCAAATGAACATGATATGTTTTTACAAAACCGGAATTGCATTTGAGGCTTGTCTCGTCATGCCTGCCATTCTCGCCCAGGTGACCGAAACGGAAATGGCGGCTTTGCAAACATTCGCCTATCATGCGGGCATTGCCTTTCAGATTAAGGATGATTTGCTTGATTATGAAGGAGATCAGCATGTGCTCGGCAAACCCGTCGGCAAGGATGCGGAAAACAACACTTCGACTTTTGTAACCATCCTCGGTGATGAAGGCGCCAGAAGAGAGATGTGGGAACACTACTGTCTCGCCAGCGAAGCGTTGAGAGCAGTGCCCCGCAATACTTCTTTTCTGAAGCATTTATTGAATTATTTGGTGAACCGGGACCGTTAA
- a CDS encoding ABC transporter ATP-binding protein, whose amino-acid sequence MLLNVQNLTKVFSGKKSTKTVANDNLSFSVQEGEIYGLLGHNGAGKTTLVNQIIGLMKPTSGEISLLGRSVIEDPAFARSMCSVQPQSQLPLGYLTPVQAVSIMGKMRSGDKQEVLKRMNMLFEALDIGEWVNKEGVHLSGGVRRLVAFCMAVVVPGKLVILDEPTNDVDPIRRRYLWDLIRQLTVDGTSVILVTHNVIEAEKAVDRVAILNKGRFLAEGTPAEIKSTVNNLIRVEVSHVTSIQQLQTPAWALSSNSQASRSVFSVNPDSVPDVIEWARNKVDEGEIMDYSLSPTTLEDVYVELTSKGEIGA is encoded by the coding sequence ATGCTGCTTAATGTTCAGAACCTGACTAAAGTTTTTTCGGGGAAAAAAAGTACGAAAACCGTTGCCAATGATAACCTTAGCTTTAGTGTGCAGGAAGGAGAAATTTATGGGTTACTTGGACATAACGGAGCAGGGAAAACGACCTTGGTCAATCAGATTATCGGACTGATGAAGCCGACTAGCGGCGAAATTTCGTTACTGGGCAGGTCTGTCATTGAAGACCCTGCCTTTGCCCGTTCTATGTGCTCTGTGCAGCCGCAGTCTCAATTGCCTCTCGGTTACTTGACGCCGGTACAGGCCGTATCCATCATGGGGAAAATGAGATCGGGCGATAAGCAGGAAGTATTGAAGCGGATGAACATGCTTTTTGAAGCGCTTGATATCGGAGAATGGGTGAACAAAGAAGGCGTTCATCTGTCAGGGGGGGTTCGCCGGCTCGTCGCTTTTTGCATGGCGGTGGTTGTGCCCGGGAAGCTGGTGATACTTGATGAACCGACGAACGATGTGGATCCGATTCGGCGCCGCTATCTTTGGGATTTGATCCGCCAGTTAACCGTAGATGGAACATCCGTCATCTTGGTGACGCATAACGTGATTGAAGCCGAGAAAGCGGTGGACCGGGTAGCCATATTGAATAAAGGCAGGTTCCTGGCAGAAGGCACCCCTGCAGAAATCAAAAGCACAGTAAACAACCTGATTCGGGTTGAGGTCAGTCATGTGACGAGCATTCAGCAGCTGCAAACTCCCGCGTGGGCGCTATCCTCGAATTCTCAAGCTTCCCGCTCCGTTTTTTCGGTTAATCCCGATTCCGTGCCCGATGTAATCGAGTGGGCAAGAAATAAAGTAGACGAAGGTGAAATCATGGACTATTCTTTATCGCCGACAACGCTTGAAGATGTATACGTTGAGCTGACAAGCAAGGGGGAGATCGGTGCATGA
- a CDS encoding DUF421 domain-containing protein yields the protein MPQWLEIAWRTFVAVIVLFLMTKLLGKRQVTQLSVFEYITGITIGSLAAYVSMDLEATWYLGLVSLGVWVAVALGIEYIQLKSKTVRDFVESKATVLIKDGKIMEDNLKKERLTTDELLEQLRQKQVFKAADVEFAIMEPSGEVNVLLKRENQPLTPKHLGIKVAPEQEPQAVIMDGSIMDEPLATIGLNRQWLNTELEKTGVAVENVFLGQVDAHGQLYVDLYDDQIKVPEPQKRAVLFATLKKCEADLEMFGLATQNTEAKQMYEQCSKQLLTVIADLKPLLHR from the coding sequence GTGCCGCAATGGCTTGAGATTGCTTGGCGTACATTCGTGGCAGTCATTGTTCTTTTCCTGATGACCAAGCTGTTAGGGAAAAGGCAAGTGACGCAGCTTTCCGTATTCGAATACATTACCGGAATTACCATCGGGAGCCTTGCCGCTTATGTTTCGATGGATTTGGAAGCCACATGGTATTTAGGACTTGTTTCATTAGGTGTGTGGGTAGCTGTTGCGTTAGGTATTGAATATATACAGTTGAAAAGTAAAACCGTCAGGGATTTTGTTGAAAGCAAAGCGACGGTCTTAATTAAAGACGGAAAAATAATGGAAGACAACCTGAAAAAAGAACGGCTTACCACCGATGAACTGTTAGAGCAGTTGCGTCAAAAACAAGTATTCAAAGCGGCCGACGTTGAATTTGCCATAATGGAGCCCAGTGGAGAAGTCAATGTCCTGCTCAAAAGGGAAAACCAGCCGCTAACCCCCAAACATCTGGGCATTAAGGTGGCGCCGGAACAAGAACCGCAAGCGGTAATCATGGATGGCAGTATTATGGACGAGCCGCTTGCTACTATCGGCTTGAACCGGCAATGGCTGAACACGGAACTAGAAAAAACAGGAGTTGCTGTCGAAAATGTGTTTCTTGGGCAAGTGGATGCGCACGGACAATTGTATGTCGATCTGTACGACGATCAAATCAAGGTTCCCGAGCCCCAAAAACGTGCCGTTCTCTTCGCAACATTAAAAAAATGCGAAGCGGATTTGGAAATGTTCGGTCTGGCAACCCAGAACACCGAAGCCAAACAAATGTATGAGCAGTGTTCAAAGCAGCTTCTAACCGTAATAGCGGATCTAAAACCATTATTGCATCGGTAA
- a CDS encoding thioesterase II family protein has translation MSMIDLFCIPYAGGSAHAIYGKWVEKLDPGIKLHPLELAGHGRRMGEPFHANVTEAVQDLLDKMRPWIGERPYAVYGHSMGTGLAYELAVAARASGLPQPVALFLSGRIPPHLKYNEEPMHKLSDADFLEKIRKIGGTPAQFFESKELLQLFLPILRNDYRMIEQYRVNGKPQPVDGDIVFFLSDEDQYVNLPDILEWEQYSRRSFEYHPFQGGHFFIHEAWDQICMRINRKLLGQGCANHSKG, from the coding sequence ATGAGCATGATCGATCTGTTCTGCATTCCTTATGCCGGCGGCTCAGCGCATGCCATCTATGGCAAATGGGTTGAAAAGCTTGACCCTGGAATCAAACTGCATCCTTTGGAGTTGGCAGGGCATGGCCGAAGAATGGGAGAGCCCTTTCACGCCAATGTCACGGAAGCGGTCCAAGACTTGTTGGACAAGATGCGTCCTTGGATTGGAGAGCGTCCGTATGCCGTATACGGCCATAGCATGGGAACCGGCTTAGCCTATGAACTCGCCGTAGCTGCCCGAGCTTCCGGTCTGCCGCAGCCGGTGGCGCTATTTTTATCCGGCCGCATACCGCCCCATCTGAAATATAACGAAGAGCCCATGCACAAGCTGTCTGATGCGGACTTTTTGGAGAAAATCCGCAAGATAGGCGGAACGCCGGCACAATTCTTCGAATCTAAGGAGCTGCTGCAGCTCTTCCTGCCGATTCTGAGGAATGATTACCGGATGATCGAGCAATATCGGGTGAACGGAAAGCCGCAGCCGGTGGATGGGGATATTGTCTTTTTTCTAAGCGATGAGGATCAATATGTCAATTTGCCTGATATTTTGGAGTGGGAGCAATACAGCAGGCGGTCATTTGAATATCATCCATTTCAGGGCGGGCATTTCTTCATTCATGAAGCATGGGATCAAATCTGTATGCGGATTAACCGCAAGCTGCTGGGACAGGGCTGCGCGAACCATTCGAAAGGGTGA